The following proteins come from a genomic window of Labeo rohita strain BAU-BD-2019 chromosome 25, IGBB_LRoh.1.0, whole genome shotgun sequence:
- the LOC127156551 gene encoding NACHT, LRR and PYD domains-containing protein 12 isoform X4: MTSHSNTKMSKDRDSAVELDVLSLNKPNESASRRESLNKPNEPSSPGPSHVSLGNQSPEHKLADREQSIGLLCDFSRESIRTELKIQQKQSRSNVLNEDLIGTCQYKRMLRNRCQCIFEGNEEHSGPSLLNNIYTELYITDSGSSEHTGEHEIRQIETAYKHPATWDTPIKANDIFNTSPGSAKQIRTVLTKGIAGIGKTVSVQKFTLDWVEDRANQDIHMIFPLPFREMNAFKKKKISLINILECFFNLKIDPEVLRSDKYKVVFIFDGLDECRFPLDFQNSRSCSSVTESVSVGVLLTNLICKNLLPSALVWITSRPAAAGQIPPDFIDRVTEVQGFNDSHKEEYFKKKIRDPDLFSTIISHLKSSKVLHIMCHIPVFCWISATVLERMFFDLESGEIPKTLTQMYTHFLMFQIKQGSHKYDGNSEAGLKWHNQTILLLGKLAFQQLEKGNLLFYEDDLRECGIELDVASVYSGVCTQIFREEAGLLQERVFSFIHASIQEFLAALYAFLAFVNHKRNVLRQTTNAKIVNTFKKTSMHEFLKCAVDNALASDNGHLDLFLRFLLGLSLESNQTLLQGLLTEVWSDTESSMKTIQYVKEKIRDHSSAEKAISLFHCLSELKDDSLVERVQDFINSHGFTCGKLSPSHFSALAYILLTSAEELDVFDLSKLIHPSMTSNEGLLRLLPVIKASRSVILRCCNVTDKGCSGLSSVLSSNVSCLRELDLTSNNLQDSGIKQLAAGLGNPQCKLEILRLFNCSISENGCASLASALRSNPAHLIELDLTHNKPHDTGVKMLSDVLTDTNCKLKTLRLMACELTRKSCAALTQALQSTSTSLKHLDLSLNDLQDSGVELLCVGLKSPSCKLETLSLSDCKITANGCSALSPALKSNPSHMRELDLSINNLTDSGVKHLLPVFEDPRVHLERLWLNNCNLTHESCRMMGYENKPEHSGLRELNLSANTILDSGLKQLSVALCHLLSGLKSLSVTYCGLTANGCAVLASALSSNQSQLKALDLRGNNLTDSGVKPLSNLLKDPQSKLEEFEFMDGIISEDQAPMDDSHNQDALLESSTKSKKPKTKDTCVCF; encoded by the exons ATGACTAGCCATTCAAACACTAAAATGAGTAAGGACAGAGACTCTGCTGTTGAACTGGATGTTTTAAG cctGAACAAGCCAAATGAGTCTGCTTCACGGAGAGAGAG cttGAACAAGCCAAATGAACCTTCTTCACCAGGACCAAGTCATGTGTCTCTGGGGAATCAGTCACCTGAACACAA GTTGGCTGACCGTGAGCAGTCGATTGGTCTTCTTTGCGACTTCAGCAGAGAATCCATCCGTACAGAACTGAA AATTCAGCAGAAGCAATCAAGGTCAAATGTTCTAAATG AGGATCTGATCGGGACATGTCAGTATAAGAGGATGTTGAGGAACAGGTGCCAGTGTATATTTGAGGGGAATGAAGAACACAGCGGCCCCTCTCTGCTTAACAATATCTATACGGAGCTCTACATCACTGATAGTGGAAGCAGTGAGCACACCGGTGAACATGAAATCAGACAGATCGAGACAGCATATAAACATCCAGCCACATGGGACACACCAATCAAGGCTAATGATATCTTTAACACTTCTCCCGGTTCTGCTAAACAAATCCGAACTGTGCTAACCAAAGGAATCGCTGGCATTGGGAAAACAGTGTCTGTGCAAAAGTTCACACTGGACTGGGTTGAGGACAGAGCCAACCAGGACATCCACATGATATTTCCACTCCCTTTTCGagaaatgaatgcatttaaaaaaaagaaaattagtcTGATAAACATTCTTGAGTGCTTCTTCAATCTAAAAATAGATCCAGAGGTGTTACGCTCCGACAAATACAAGGTAGTCTTCATCTTTGATGGACTTGATGAATGTCGGTTTCCTCTGGATTTTCAAAACAGCAGGAGCTGCTCCAGTGTGACAGAATCAGTTTCAGTCGGTGTCCTACTGACAAACCTCATCTGCAAGAACTTGCTTCCTTCTGCTTTAGTCTGGATAACCTCACGACCAGCTGCAGCAGGTCAAATACCACCTGACTTCATTGACCGTGTGACTGAGGTACAAGGTTTTAATGACTCCCACAAGGAAGAATacttcaagaaaaaaataagagatCCAGACTTGTTCTCCACAATAATCTCACACTTGAAGTCTTCAAAGGTCCTtcacatcatgtgccacatcccagtgTTCTGTTGGATATCAGCTACAGTTCTCGaaagaatgttttttgattTGGAAAGTGGTGAAATTCCCAAGACCCTCAcgcaaatgtacacacacttcctgatGTTCCAGATCAAGCAAGGAAGTCACAAATATGATGGGAATTCTGAAGCCGGTTTAAAGTGGCATAACCAGACCATATTGCTGCTTGGAAAGCTGGCATTTCAACAGCTTGAAAAGggtaatttattgttttatgaagACGATTTGAGGGAATGTGGCATTGAACTTGACGTTGCATCAGTGTATTCAGGAGTTTGTACCCAAATCTTCAGAGAAGAGGCAGGACTGCTACAGGAGAGGGTCTTTAGCTTTATACATGCAAGTATACAGGAGTTTTTGGCTGCGTTGTATGCATTTCTTGCGTTTGTTAACCATAAACGAAATGTCCTCAGGCAGACGACAAATGCTAAAATCGTAAATACTTTCAAAAAGACGTCAATGCATGAATTTCTGAAGTGTGCGGTGGATAATGCTTTAGCAAGCGACAATGGACATTTGGACCTTTTCCTTCGCTTCTTGTTGGGATTGTCCCTTGAGTCCAACCAGACACTCCTTCAGGGACTCCTGACTGAGGTGTGGAGTGATACTGAAAGCAGCATGAAAACAATTCAATACGTCAAGGAAAAAATCAGAGACCACTCTTCAGCGGAGAAGGCAATAAGTCTTTTCCATTGCCTGAGTGAACTGAAAGATGATTCTCTGGTTGAGAGAGTGCAGGACTTCATTAATTCACATGGTTTTACTTGTGGAAAGCTGTCTCCTTCACACTTTTCTGCTTTGGCTTACATATTGCTGACATCTGCTGAAGAACTGGATGTGTTTGACTTGTCAAAGTTAATTCATCCGAGCATGACCTCAAATGAGGGATTGTTGAGATTGCTGCCAGTCATCAAAGCATCCCGATCAGTTAT tTTGAGGTGTTGTAATGTGACAGATAAAGGCTGCTCAGGCCTGTCCTCTGTACTAAGTTCAAATGTCTCATGTCTGAGAGAACTGGATTTGACTTCCAATAATCTTCAGGATTCTGGAATAAAACAACTGGCTGCTGGATTGGGGAATCCTCAGTGTAAACTAGAGATTCTGAG ACTTTTCAATTGCAGCATCAGTGAAAATGGCTGTGCTTCTTTGGCCTCGGCTTTGAGATCAAACCCAGCTCACCTAATTGAACTAGATTTGACGCACAACAAGCCTCATGATACAGGCGTGAAAATGCTTTCTGATGTGCTAACAGATACAAACTGTAAACTGAAAACACTAAG gttgaTGGCCTGTGAACTTACCAGGAAAAGTTGTGCGGCACTGACCCAAGCGCTTCAGTCCACATCTACAAGTCTGAAGCATTTAGATTTAAGTTTGAATGACCTTCAGGATTCAGGAGTGGAACTGCTTTGTGTTGGTCTTAAGAGTCCTTCCTGCAAGCTTGAGACATTAAG TCTATCAGACTGTAAAATTACAGCCAATGGATGTTCTGCATTGTCACCTGCTTTAAAGTCAAACCCATCACACATGAGAGAGTTGGACCTCAGCATTAACAACCTCACAGACTCAGGAGTGAAGCATCTGCTCCCTGTCTTTGAAGACCCACGTGTGCATCTAGAGAGATTATG GCTGAATAATTGCAATCTCACACATGAAAGCTGTCGGATGATGGGTTATGAAAACAAACCAGAACATTCAGGTCTGAGAGAGCTGAATCTCAGTGCAAATACAATACTAGACTCAGGTTTAAAGCAGCTTTCAGTGGCACTATGTCATCTTCTGTCAGGACTGAAGTCTCTGAG TGTAACATACTGTGGGCTTACGGCAAATGGGTGTGCTGTTCTGGCATCAGCTCTCAGCTCTAACCAGTCACAGCTAAAAGCACTGGACCTCAGAGGAAATAATCTGAcagattcaggagtgaagccgCTCTCAAATCTACTGAAGGATCCACAAAGTAAATTAGAAGAGTTTGA ATTTATGGATGGAATAATATCGGAAGATCAGGCACCTATGGATGACTCCCACAATCAGGATGCTCTACTTGAAAGttcaacaaaatcaaaaaaaccaaaaacaaaagacaCATGCGTATGCTTCTAA
- the LOC127156551 gene encoding NACHT, LRR and PYD domains-containing protein 12 isoform X2 — MTSHSNTKMSKDRDSAVELDVLSLNKPNEPSSPGPSHVSLGNQSPEHKLADREQSIGLLCDFSRESIRTELNLNKPNDTASSGPSHVSLRKLFMFSPLSFKEETPEHKLVDREQSIGRLPYFSRESIRTELKIQQKQSRSNVLNEDLIGTCQYKRMLRNRCQCIFEGNEEHSGPSLLNNIYTELYITDSGSSEHTGEHEIRQIETAYKHPATWDTPIKANDIFNTSPGSAKQIRTVLTKGIAGIGKTVSVQKFTLDWVEDRANQDIHMIFPLPFREMNAFKKKKISLINILECFFNLKIDPEVLRSDKYKVVFIFDGLDECRFPLDFQNSRSCSSVTESVSVGVLLTNLICKNLLPSALVWITSRPAAAGQIPPDFIDRVTEVQGFNDSHKEEYFKKKIRDPDLFSTIISHLKSSKVLHIMCHIPVFCWISATVLERMFFDLESGEIPKTLTQMYTHFLMFQIKQGSHKYDGNSEAGLKWHNQTILLLGKLAFQQLEKGNLLFYEDDLRECGIELDVASVYSGVCTQIFREEAGLLQERVFSFIHASIQEFLAALYAFLAFVNHKRNVLRQTTNAKIVNTFKKTSMHEFLKCAVDNALASDNGHLDLFLRFLLGLSLESNQTLLQGLLTEVWSDTESSMKTIQYVKEKIRDHSSAEKAISLFHCLSELKDDSLVERVQDFINSHGFTCGKLSPSHFSALAYILLTSAEELDVFDLSKLIHPSMTSNEGLLRLLPVIKASRSVILRCCNVTDKGCSGLSSVLSSNVSCLRELDLTSNNLQDSGIKQLAAGLGNPQCKLEILRLFNCSISENGCASLASALRSNPAHLIELDLTHNKPHDTGVKMLSDVLTDTNCKLKTLRLMACELTRKSCAALTQALQSTSTSLKHLDLSLNDLQDSGVELLCVGLKSPSCKLETLSLSDCKITANGCSALSPALKSNPSHMRELDLSINNLTDSGVKHLLPVFEDPRVHLERLWLNNCNLTHESCRMMGYENKPEHSGLRELNLSANTILDSGLKQLSVALCHLLSGLKSLSVTYCGLTANGCAVLASALSSNQSQLKALDLRGNNLTDSGVKPLSNLLKDPQSKLEEFEFMDGIISEDQAPMDDSHNQDALLESSTKSKKPKTKDTCVCF, encoded by the exons ATGACTAGCCATTCAAACACTAAAATGAGTAAGGACAGAGACTCTGCTGTTGAACTGGATGTTTTAAG cttGAACAAGCCAAATGAACCTTCTTCACCAGGACCAAGTCATGTGTCTCTGGGGAATCAGTCACCTGAACACAA GTTGGCTGACCGTGAGCAGTCGATTGGTCTTCTTTGCGACTTCAGCAGAGAATCCATCCGTACAGAACTGAA CTTGAACAAGCCAAATGATACTGCTTCATCAGGACCAAGTCATGTGTCTCTGAGGAAACTGTTTATGTTTTCCCCGTTATCCTTTAAGGAGGAAACCCCTGAACACAA GTTGGTTGACCGTGAGCAGTCAATTGGTCGTCTTCCCTACTTCAGCAGAGAATCAATTCGTACAGAACTGAA AATTCAGCAGAAGCAATCAAGGTCAAATGTTCTAAATG AGGATCTGATCGGGACATGTCAGTATAAGAGGATGTTGAGGAACAGGTGCCAGTGTATATTTGAGGGGAATGAAGAACACAGCGGCCCCTCTCTGCTTAACAATATCTATACGGAGCTCTACATCACTGATAGTGGAAGCAGTGAGCACACCGGTGAACATGAAATCAGACAGATCGAGACAGCATATAAACATCCAGCCACATGGGACACACCAATCAAGGCTAATGATATCTTTAACACTTCTCCCGGTTCTGCTAAACAAATCCGAACTGTGCTAACCAAAGGAATCGCTGGCATTGGGAAAACAGTGTCTGTGCAAAAGTTCACACTGGACTGGGTTGAGGACAGAGCCAACCAGGACATCCACATGATATTTCCACTCCCTTTTCGagaaatgaatgcatttaaaaaaaagaaaattagtcTGATAAACATTCTTGAGTGCTTCTTCAATCTAAAAATAGATCCAGAGGTGTTACGCTCCGACAAATACAAGGTAGTCTTCATCTTTGATGGACTTGATGAATGTCGGTTTCCTCTGGATTTTCAAAACAGCAGGAGCTGCTCCAGTGTGACAGAATCAGTTTCAGTCGGTGTCCTACTGACAAACCTCATCTGCAAGAACTTGCTTCCTTCTGCTTTAGTCTGGATAACCTCACGACCAGCTGCAGCAGGTCAAATACCACCTGACTTCATTGACCGTGTGACTGAGGTACAAGGTTTTAATGACTCCCACAAGGAAGAATacttcaagaaaaaaataagagatCCAGACTTGTTCTCCACAATAATCTCACACTTGAAGTCTTCAAAGGTCCTtcacatcatgtgccacatcccagtgTTCTGTTGGATATCAGCTACAGTTCTCGaaagaatgttttttgattTGGAAAGTGGTGAAATTCCCAAGACCCTCAcgcaaatgtacacacacttcctgatGTTCCAGATCAAGCAAGGAAGTCACAAATATGATGGGAATTCTGAAGCCGGTTTAAAGTGGCATAACCAGACCATATTGCTGCTTGGAAAGCTGGCATTTCAACAGCTTGAAAAGggtaatttattgttttatgaagACGATTTGAGGGAATGTGGCATTGAACTTGACGTTGCATCAGTGTATTCAGGAGTTTGTACCCAAATCTTCAGAGAAGAGGCAGGACTGCTACAGGAGAGGGTCTTTAGCTTTATACATGCAAGTATACAGGAGTTTTTGGCTGCGTTGTATGCATTTCTTGCGTTTGTTAACCATAAACGAAATGTCCTCAGGCAGACGACAAATGCTAAAATCGTAAATACTTTCAAAAAGACGTCAATGCATGAATTTCTGAAGTGTGCGGTGGATAATGCTTTAGCAAGCGACAATGGACATTTGGACCTTTTCCTTCGCTTCTTGTTGGGATTGTCCCTTGAGTCCAACCAGACACTCCTTCAGGGACTCCTGACTGAGGTGTGGAGTGATACTGAAAGCAGCATGAAAACAATTCAATACGTCAAGGAAAAAATCAGAGACCACTCTTCAGCGGAGAAGGCAATAAGTCTTTTCCATTGCCTGAGTGAACTGAAAGATGATTCTCTGGTTGAGAGAGTGCAGGACTTCATTAATTCACATGGTTTTACTTGTGGAAAGCTGTCTCCTTCACACTTTTCTGCTTTGGCTTACATATTGCTGACATCTGCTGAAGAACTGGATGTGTTTGACTTGTCAAAGTTAATTCATCCGAGCATGACCTCAAATGAGGGATTGTTGAGATTGCTGCCAGTCATCAAAGCATCCCGATCAGTTAT tTTGAGGTGTTGTAATGTGACAGATAAAGGCTGCTCAGGCCTGTCCTCTGTACTAAGTTCAAATGTCTCATGTCTGAGAGAACTGGATTTGACTTCCAATAATCTTCAGGATTCTGGAATAAAACAACTGGCTGCTGGATTGGGGAATCCTCAGTGTAAACTAGAGATTCTGAG ACTTTTCAATTGCAGCATCAGTGAAAATGGCTGTGCTTCTTTGGCCTCGGCTTTGAGATCAAACCCAGCTCACCTAATTGAACTAGATTTGACGCACAACAAGCCTCATGATACAGGCGTGAAAATGCTTTCTGATGTGCTAACAGATACAAACTGTAAACTGAAAACACTAAG gttgaTGGCCTGTGAACTTACCAGGAAAAGTTGTGCGGCACTGACCCAAGCGCTTCAGTCCACATCTACAAGTCTGAAGCATTTAGATTTAAGTTTGAATGACCTTCAGGATTCAGGAGTGGAACTGCTTTGTGTTGGTCTTAAGAGTCCTTCCTGCAAGCTTGAGACATTAAG TCTATCAGACTGTAAAATTACAGCCAATGGATGTTCTGCATTGTCACCTGCTTTAAAGTCAAACCCATCACACATGAGAGAGTTGGACCTCAGCATTAACAACCTCACAGACTCAGGAGTGAAGCATCTGCTCCCTGTCTTTGAAGACCCACGTGTGCATCTAGAGAGATTATG GCTGAATAATTGCAATCTCACACATGAAAGCTGTCGGATGATGGGTTATGAAAACAAACCAGAACATTCAGGTCTGAGAGAGCTGAATCTCAGTGCAAATACAATACTAGACTCAGGTTTAAAGCAGCTTTCAGTGGCACTATGTCATCTTCTGTCAGGACTGAAGTCTCTGAG TGTAACATACTGTGGGCTTACGGCAAATGGGTGTGCTGTTCTGGCATCAGCTCTCAGCTCTAACCAGTCACAGCTAAAAGCACTGGACCTCAGAGGAAATAATCTGAcagattcaggagtgaagccgCTCTCAAATCTACTGAAGGATCCACAAAGTAAATTAGAAGAGTTTGA ATTTATGGATGGAATAATATCGGAAGATCAGGCACCTATGGATGACTCCCACAATCAGGATGCTCTACTTGAAAGttcaacaaaatcaaaaaaaccaaaaacaaaagacaCATGCGTATGCTTCTAA
- the LOC127156551 gene encoding NACHT, LRR and PYD domains-containing protein 12 isoform X3 — translation MTSHSNTKMSKDRDSAVELDVLSLNKPNESASRRESLNKPNEPSSPGPSHVSLGNQSPEHKLADREQSIGLLCDFSRESIRTELKLVDREQSIGRLPYFSRESIRTELKIQQKQSRSNVLNEDLIGTCQYKRMLRNRCQCIFEGNEEHSGPSLLNNIYTELYITDSGSSEHTGEHEIRQIETAYKHPATWDTPIKANDIFNTSPGSAKQIRTVLTKGIAGIGKTVSVQKFTLDWVEDRANQDIHMIFPLPFREMNAFKKKKISLINILECFFNLKIDPEVLRSDKYKVVFIFDGLDECRFPLDFQNSRSCSSVTESVSVGVLLTNLICKNLLPSALVWITSRPAAAGQIPPDFIDRVTEVQGFNDSHKEEYFKKKIRDPDLFSTIISHLKSSKVLHIMCHIPVFCWISATVLERMFFDLESGEIPKTLTQMYTHFLMFQIKQGSHKYDGNSEAGLKWHNQTILLLGKLAFQQLEKGNLLFYEDDLRECGIELDVASVYSGVCTQIFREEAGLLQERVFSFIHASIQEFLAALYAFLAFVNHKRNVLRQTTNAKIVNTFKKTSMHEFLKCAVDNALASDNGHLDLFLRFLLGLSLESNQTLLQGLLTEVWSDTESSMKTIQYVKEKIRDHSSAEKAISLFHCLSELKDDSLVERVQDFINSHGFTCGKLSPSHFSALAYILLTSAEELDVFDLSKLIHPSMTSNEGLLRLLPVIKASRSVILRCCNVTDKGCSGLSSVLSSNVSCLRELDLTSNNLQDSGIKQLAAGLGNPQCKLEILRLFNCSISENGCASLASALRSNPAHLIELDLTHNKPHDTGVKMLSDVLTDTNCKLKTLRLMACELTRKSCAALTQALQSTSTSLKHLDLSLNDLQDSGVELLCVGLKSPSCKLETLSLSDCKITANGCSALSPALKSNPSHMRELDLSINNLTDSGVKHLLPVFEDPRVHLERLWLNNCNLTHESCRMMGYENKPEHSGLRELNLSANTILDSGLKQLSVALCHLLSGLKSLSVTYCGLTANGCAVLASALSSNQSQLKALDLRGNNLTDSGVKPLSNLLKDPQSKLEEFEFMDGIISEDQAPMDDSHNQDALLESSTKSKKPKTKDTCVCF, via the exons ATGACTAGCCATTCAAACACTAAAATGAGTAAGGACAGAGACTCTGCTGTTGAACTGGATGTTTTAAG cctGAACAAGCCAAATGAGTCTGCTTCACGGAGAGAGAG cttGAACAAGCCAAATGAACCTTCTTCACCAGGACCAAGTCATGTGTCTCTGGGGAATCAGTCACCTGAACACAA GTTGGCTGACCGTGAGCAGTCGATTGGTCTTCTTTGCGACTTCAGCAGAGAATCCATCCGTACAGAACTGAA GTTGGTTGACCGTGAGCAGTCAATTGGTCGTCTTCCCTACTTCAGCAGAGAATCAATTCGTACAGAACTGAA AATTCAGCAGAAGCAATCAAGGTCAAATGTTCTAAATG AGGATCTGATCGGGACATGTCAGTATAAGAGGATGTTGAGGAACAGGTGCCAGTGTATATTTGAGGGGAATGAAGAACACAGCGGCCCCTCTCTGCTTAACAATATCTATACGGAGCTCTACATCACTGATAGTGGAAGCAGTGAGCACACCGGTGAACATGAAATCAGACAGATCGAGACAGCATATAAACATCCAGCCACATGGGACACACCAATCAAGGCTAATGATATCTTTAACACTTCTCCCGGTTCTGCTAAACAAATCCGAACTGTGCTAACCAAAGGAATCGCTGGCATTGGGAAAACAGTGTCTGTGCAAAAGTTCACACTGGACTGGGTTGAGGACAGAGCCAACCAGGACATCCACATGATATTTCCACTCCCTTTTCGagaaatgaatgcatttaaaaaaaagaaaattagtcTGATAAACATTCTTGAGTGCTTCTTCAATCTAAAAATAGATCCAGAGGTGTTACGCTCCGACAAATACAAGGTAGTCTTCATCTTTGATGGACTTGATGAATGTCGGTTTCCTCTGGATTTTCAAAACAGCAGGAGCTGCTCCAGTGTGACAGAATCAGTTTCAGTCGGTGTCCTACTGACAAACCTCATCTGCAAGAACTTGCTTCCTTCTGCTTTAGTCTGGATAACCTCACGACCAGCTGCAGCAGGTCAAATACCACCTGACTTCATTGACCGTGTGACTGAGGTACAAGGTTTTAATGACTCCCACAAGGAAGAATacttcaagaaaaaaataagagatCCAGACTTGTTCTCCACAATAATCTCACACTTGAAGTCTTCAAAGGTCCTtcacatcatgtgccacatcccagtgTTCTGTTGGATATCAGCTACAGTTCTCGaaagaatgttttttgattTGGAAAGTGGTGAAATTCCCAAGACCCTCAcgcaaatgtacacacacttcctgatGTTCCAGATCAAGCAAGGAAGTCACAAATATGATGGGAATTCTGAAGCCGGTTTAAAGTGGCATAACCAGACCATATTGCTGCTTGGAAAGCTGGCATTTCAACAGCTTGAAAAGggtaatttattgttttatgaagACGATTTGAGGGAATGTGGCATTGAACTTGACGTTGCATCAGTGTATTCAGGAGTTTGTACCCAAATCTTCAGAGAAGAGGCAGGACTGCTACAGGAGAGGGTCTTTAGCTTTATACATGCAAGTATACAGGAGTTTTTGGCTGCGTTGTATGCATTTCTTGCGTTTGTTAACCATAAACGAAATGTCCTCAGGCAGACGACAAATGCTAAAATCGTAAATACTTTCAAAAAGACGTCAATGCATGAATTTCTGAAGTGTGCGGTGGATAATGCTTTAGCAAGCGACAATGGACATTTGGACCTTTTCCTTCGCTTCTTGTTGGGATTGTCCCTTGAGTCCAACCAGACACTCCTTCAGGGACTCCTGACTGAGGTGTGGAGTGATACTGAAAGCAGCATGAAAACAATTCAATACGTCAAGGAAAAAATCAGAGACCACTCTTCAGCGGAGAAGGCAATAAGTCTTTTCCATTGCCTGAGTGAACTGAAAGATGATTCTCTGGTTGAGAGAGTGCAGGACTTCATTAATTCACATGGTTTTACTTGTGGAAAGCTGTCTCCTTCACACTTTTCTGCTTTGGCTTACATATTGCTGACATCTGCTGAAGAACTGGATGTGTTTGACTTGTCAAAGTTAATTCATCCGAGCATGACCTCAAATGAGGGATTGTTGAGATTGCTGCCAGTCATCAAAGCATCCCGATCAGTTAT tTTGAGGTGTTGTAATGTGACAGATAAAGGCTGCTCAGGCCTGTCCTCTGTACTAAGTTCAAATGTCTCATGTCTGAGAGAACTGGATTTGACTTCCAATAATCTTCAGGATTCTGGAATAAAACAACTGGCTGCTGGATTGGGGAATCCTCAGTGTAAACTAGAGATTCTGAG ACTTTTCAATTGCAGCATCAGTGAAAATGGCTGTGCTTCTTTGGCCTCGGCTTTGAGATCAAACCCAGCTCACCTAATTGAACTAGATTTGACGCACAACAAGCCTCATGATACAGGCGTGAAAATGCTTTCTGATGTGCTAACAGATACAAACTGTAAACTGAAAACACTAAG gttgaTGGCCTGTGAACTTACCAGGAAAAGTTGTGCGGCACTGACCCAAGCGCTTCAGTCCACATCTACAAGTCTGAAGCATTTAGATTTAAGTTTGAATGACCTTCAGGATTCAGGAGTGGAACTGCTTTGTGTTGGTCTTAAGAGTCCTTCCTGCAAGCTTGAGACATTAAG TCTATCAGACTGTAAAATTACAGCCAATGGATGTTCTGCATTGTCACCTGCTTTAAAGTCAAACCCATCACACATGAGAGAGTTGGACCTCAGCATTAACAACCTCACAGACTCAGGAGTGAAGCATCTGCTCCCTGTCTTTGAAGACCCACGTGTGCATCTAGAGAGATTATG GCTGAATAATTGCAATCTCACACATGAAAGCTGTCGGATGATGGGTTATGAAAACAAACCAGAACATTCAGGTCTGAGAGAGCTGAATCTCAGTGCAAATACAATACTAGACTCAGGTTTAAAGCAGCTTTCAGTGGCACTATGTCATCTTCTGTCAGGACTGAAGTCTCTGAG TGTAACATACTGTGGGCTTACGGCAAATGGGTGTGCTGTTCTGGCATCAGCTCTCAGCTCTAACCAGTCACAGCTAAAAGCACTGGACCTCAGAGGAAATAATCTGAcagattcaggagtgaagccgCTCTCAAATCTACTGAAGGATCCACAAAGTAAATTAGAAGAGTTTGA ATTTATGGATGGAATAATATCGGAAGATCAGGCACCTATGGATGACTCCCACAATCAGGATGCTCTACTTGAAAGttcaacaaaatcaaaaaaaccaaaaacaaaagacaCATGCGTATGCTTCTAA